Proteins from one Nicotiana tabacum cultivar K326 chromosome 23, ASM71507v2, whole genome shotgun sequence genomic window:
- the LOC107829165 gene encoding LOW QUALITY PROTEIN: uncharacterized protein LOC107829165 (The sequence of the model RefSeq protein was modified relative to this genomic sequence to represent the inferred CDS: deleted 1 base in 1 codon), with the protein MMSRVYATDTQSKSSDIAATVLAASSPLQILAACDAVESFLHKHTPDQSRWFFYITFPTLICKLFGFDDSASAPAAVKSLSPSGWIDIAALSNDSQLAGRIFSLLSPNGVLLSSIAAADGSSLVKYVFPVERLPEWVRYMLQNDRDSRVLSDLCPLFKNRLKEDSVKGSSFQVQLNVFEYYMFWFTYYPVCRGNSEGPQTVRVKRSRRFRMENWAYSIPGLSSTKRGTEQKNEGNLYMRLLYAYLHAYVPVGDVKAHQPYRSSLLHYSFAYDTPVVEKAEFLVNTLIQFWLVDNDFSPLPVNLCKSFGVSFPFRTVLGETPPTSGLGEVVNVFVKYLNLSSVAPTDGTDQFDYTESPRWKVGGTFNAVQSRNVVTIVDSGNSWNSWIQRPLYRFILRTFLYCPVESSIKNASQVFTLWVSYLEPWTICMEEFAELDANLGKSNASTLKEVTQSTPHAYTSSWQVFVLANYLYYSSLVMHFIGFAHKFLHTDPEVIVNMISKVIRILTSSTELMDLIKNVDTVFHSKPTGSSKSVLNALHRHVPAIREQLQDWEDGLSETDADGSFLHENWNKDLRLFSDGEDGGQKLLQLFVLRAESELQSIGGENLTQNLQCLDRLKSELGQLFGGPILKPLNTPEIVQCEHSRDEIFTPRSFGNRTMADIKYKGDWMKRPISDDEIAWLARVLVKLSGWLNESLGLIQVDSSQEAPSWPYVDLSNDARSVCGLTEMIKVVLCSFISWLLVLRVSGVRFMRKHGFRVNLRVFASKKVVVMLLIVGAFSLLKRAFAASGNVYMVNQATLQ; encoded by the exons ATGATGTCTCGTGTATATGCAACGGACACTCAGTCGAAATCCTCCGATATCGCCGCCACCGTACTCGCCGCCTCGTCTCCGCTTCAGATCCTCGCCGCGTGCGACGCCGTTGAGTCGTTCTTACACAAGCATACACCTGACCAGTCCCGATGGTTCTTCTACATCACTTTCCCAACCCTAATTTGTAAACTCTTCGGCTTCGACGACTCAGCTTCTGCTCCGGCTGCCGTCAAGTCTCTCTCTCCTTCCGGCTGGATCGATATTGCCGCTTTATCCAACGATTCTCAGCTCGCAG GTAGAATTTTCAGCTTATTGTCGCCCAATGGCGTGTTGCTATCTTCTATTGCGGCTGCAGATGGGTCGTCTCTAGTTAAATATGTATTTCCTGTTGAAAGGTTACCCGAATGGGTTCGTTATATGCTTCAAAATGAT AGAGATTCACGGGTTTTGTCTGACTTATGCCCCTTGTTCAAAAATAGGTTGAAGGAGGACTCAGTTAAGGGTTCTTCATTTCAGGTTCAGTTGAATGTGTTTGAATATTACATGTTCTGGTTTACCTATTACCCTGTTTGTCGAGGTAATAGTGAGGGTCCTCAAACTGTAAGAGTTAAGAGAAGCAGAAGGTTTAGAATGGAGAATTGGGCTTATTCAATTCCAGGTTTGTCAAGCACCAAACGTGGGACGGAGCAGAAGAATGAGGGTAATTTGTATATGCGCCTTTTGTATGCATATCTCCATGCATATGTGCCTGTAGGTGATGTGAAGGCACATCAACCATATAGGAGCTCACTGCTTCATTACTCTTTTGCTTATGACACTCCAGTTGTTGAAAAAGCAGAGTTCTTGGTTAATACACTAATACAATTTTGGTTAGTTGATAATGATTTCTCACCGTTGCCTGTGAATTTGTGCAAATCCTTTGGTGTGTCGTTCCCTTTTCGGACAGTATTGGGCGAGACTCCTCCTACTTCAGGATTAGGCGAAGTAGTAAATGTGTTTGTTAAGTATCTTAATCTGAGTTCAGTTGCACCAACTGATGGAACTGACCAGTTTGACTATACTGAAAGTCCTAGGTGGAAAGTCGGGGGGACATTTAACGCTGTTCAATCTAGAAATGTTGTTACCATTGTGGATTCTGGTAACTCTTGGAACTCGTGGATTCAGAGGCCATTATACAGATTTATATTGAGGACATTCCTGTATTGTCCAGTGGAAAGTTCTATTAAAAATGCATCACAGGTGTTCACCTTGTGGGTTAGTTACCTGGAGCCCTGGACCATTTGTATGGAAGAATTTGCAGAACTTGATGCAAATTTGGGGAAGTCTAATGCAAGTACACTGAAGGAGGTTACCCAGTCAACTCCACATGCCTATACCTCTTCTTGGCAAGTTTTTGTATTAGCTAACTACTTATACTACAGCTCTTTGGTCATGCATTTTATTGGTTTCGCCCACAAGTTTCTTCATACAGATCCAGAAGTGATAGTCAACATGATTTCAAAG GTGATAAGAATATTAACTTCATCCACAGAACTAATGGACCTCATAAAAAATGTGGACACTGTATTTCATTCGAAACCAACTGGATCATCTAAATCAGTGCTTAATGCTTTGCATAGACATGTTCCTGCTATTCGTGAGCAATTACAG GACTGGGAGGACGGCCTATCTGAGACTGATGCTGATGGTTCTTTTTTGCATGAGAACTGGAACAAAGATTTACGACTTTTCAGTGATGGTGAAGATGGTGGACAAAAGTTGCTTCAG CTCTTTGTATTGCGAGCAGAATCTGAACTGCAATCAATTGGTGGGGAAAATCTTACACAAAACCTCCAGTGTTTGGACAGACTAAAATCTGAGCTTGGCCAGTTATTTGGTGGCCCTATCTTGAAGCCCCTGAATACGCCAGAAATTGTACAGTGTGAGCACTCACGGGATGAAATCTTTACACCCAGAAGTTTTGGCAACAGAACAATGGCCGATATTAAATACAAGGGTGATTGGATGAAGCGGCCCATCTCAGATGATGAAATCGCGTGGCTGGCAAGGGTGCTTGTAAAGCTATCAGGCTGGTTGAACGAGAGTCTTGGGTTGATCCAGGTCGATAGCAGCCAAGAGGCTCCTTCTTGGCCATATGTTGACTTGTCCAATGATGCAAGGAGTGTATGTGGACTGACGGAGATGATTAAAGTTGTGTTGTGCTCTTTCATTTCCTGGCTTCTCGTGTTACGCGTGTCTGGGGTGAGGTTCATGAGAAAGCATGGCTTCAGGGTGAATCTCAGGGTCTTCGCATCAAAGAAGGTAGTAGTGATGTTGCTTATCGTTGGTGCTTTCAGTCTACTCAAGAGAGCTTTTGCAGCGTCGGGCAATGTGTACATGGTAAATCAAGCAACACTACAGTAA
- the LOC107829164 gene encoding putative glycosyltransferase At5g03795: protein MRKFLRPIIVVLLFRVNWRKLFVIGTILTVFRVIFQISTLPNPLTEWVVSPPLDVSSYQHFNRGKNSRELSVTSDNQLKMSRHLPTVVSLQSTATTNRSKRVLERRERLLRRRRHRKHARVVEKIIYPPPPVVPDHLQRFIASLTPNEALAYAKSEIEKAPLVTNDTDLYAPLFKNISIFKRSYELMELLLKVYIYKEGERPIFHEPHLMGIYSSEGWFMKLMEESRYFVTRDPEKAHLFYLPYSARQLQLALYIPNSHNLKPLSVFLRDYVNMLAAKYPFWNRTHGTDHFLVACHDWGPYILKEHEELIRNTIKALCNADISEGIFKAGKDVSLPETAIRNVQKPLRNLGGKRVSQRPILAFFAGNMHGPVRPKLLQYWSDRDEDMRIYGPLPNRVSRIMSYPEHMKSSKYCLCPMGFEVNSPRIVEAIYYECVPVIIADNLALPFDEVLDWSAFSVVVAEKDIPKLKEILLSIPLRQYLVMQNNVKRLQKHFHWNSIPTRYDLFHMILHSIWTSRLNQLQVSQIS from the exons ATGAGGAAATTCTTGCGGCCAATAATTGTTGTTCTGTTGTTCAGAGTTAACTGGAGGAAACTGTTTGTTATAGGCACTATTTTAACAGTGTTTAGGGTCATTTTTCAAATTTCCACACTCCCTAATCCTTTGACTGAATGGGTTGTATCTCCACCCTTGGATGTTTCATCTTACCAACACTTCAATCGTGGAAAAAATTCGAGGGAACTTTCGGTGACATCAGATAACCAGTTGAAAATGAGTAGGCATTTGCCCACAGTTGTTTCACTCCAATCTACAGCCACAACAAACCGATCAAAGCGAGTTCTGGAAAGACGAGAAAGACTTCTTAGGCGTAGGAGACACAGGAAGCATGCACGCGTAGTAGAAAAGATTATTTATCCACCTCCACCTGTTGTGCCCGATCACTTGCAG AGATTTATAGCTTCTTTGACACCAAATGAGGCACTTGCATATGCTAAAAGCGAGATTGAGAAAGCTCCTCTGGTCACCAATGATACAGACTTATATGCTCCGCTGTTTAAGAATATTTCCATCTTTAAGAG GAGTTACGAGTTGATGGAACTTTTACTCAAAGTTTACATTTACAAAGAAGGAGAGAGACCTATTTTCCACGAACCTCATCTTATGGGAATTTATTCATCTGAAGGATGGTTCATGAAGTTGATGGAGGAAAGCCGCTACTTTGTCACCAGGGACCCAGAAAAGGCTCACCTATTCTATCTGCCATATAGTGCACGTCAGTTGCAGCTGGCACTTTACATACCTAACTCACACAATCTTAAGCCGCTGTCAGTATTCCTGCGCGACTATGTTAATATGCTAGCTGCAAAGTACCCGTTCTGGAATCGCACACATGGAACAGATCATTTTCTAGTTGCTTGCCATGATTGG GGGCCTTACATTTTAAAAGAACATGAGGAGCTAATTAGAAACACTATTAAAGCTCTCTGCAATGCAGATATATCTGAAGGAATATTTAAAGCTGGGAAAGATGTTTCCCTCCCAGAGACCGCCATTAGGAACGTTCAGAAGCCACTTAGAAATCTTGGTGGAAAAAGAGTGTCACAACGCCCAATTCTTGCCTTCTTTGCTGGAAATATGCACGGTCCAGTCCGTCCCAAACTTCTCCAGTACTGGAGCGACAGAGATGAAGACATGAGGATTTACGGGCCTCTACCCAATAGAGTCTCAAGAATTATGTCTTATCCTGAACACATGAAATCAAGCAAGTACTGCCTTTGTCCAATGGGCTTTGAAGTGAACAGCCCAAGGATCGTCGAGGCAATATACTACGAGTGTGTGCCAGTGATCATTGCTGATAATCTAGCCCTCCCATTTGACGAAGTGCTCGATTGGAGTGCTTTTTCTGTGGTTGTTGCTGAGAAAGATATTCCTAAACTGAAGGAGATTTTGTTAAGTATACCTCTAAGACAGTATTTGGTCATGCAAAATAATGTCAAAAGGCTGCAGAAGCATTTCCATTGGAACTCAATACCTACTAGATATGATCTGTTCCACATGATTTTGCATTCCATTTGGACTAGCAGGCTCAACCAGCTTCAAGTATCACAGATATCATAA